The genomic DNA AAGAATAAGCTGCTTGCCAACAGCATCCGCTTCATCCCGAGGAAATGGGTGACGGCGACGGTGCGAAATGTCCAGGAGAGGGCCCGTTAGTCTTGAAGTTTGGCGCTCGTTTGACTATCATTGAGTTGATTAGCTTAAACAAATAGACATTAGAGGGGGATGGATATGGGGCAACAGGCCATCGACGTGTTTCGTTCCTGTATTCCGCTCTTGCAGGCATTGAGTGATCCGGCACGGCAGGACATCATTTTGCTGCTGGCAGAGCATGACCATTTGACCGTAAACGAAATCACCGAGCATTCCACGCTATCACGACCAGCCATTTCGCATCATCTGAAGATCCTCAGGGACAATCAGCTG from Rossellomorea marisflavi includes the following:
- a CDS encoding ArsR/SmtB family transcription factor, giving the protein MGQQAIDVFRSCIPLLQALSDPARQDIILLLAEHDHLTVNEITEHSTLSRPAISHHLKILRDNQLVTIEQKGTQRLYSLALEPSVGLLKQLIHTVESTCDL